In Plantibacter sp. PA-3-X8, one DNA window encodes the following:
- a CDS encoding acyltransferase, protein MPSPENRATGPGRRPAPRVDHTAFAGARAIAAWWVVFSHSADWLFSVLPELSWLAPMAHTGLAVDVFFVLSGYTIARAYLDRRWTWPAYGRFLRNRVARLYPAHVAVLLAFALLCVGGAMVGVPTDDGAFPPIGLLAELTLTRAWFGDALWWNPPAWSLSAQFLAFILFPAIALAFRGRVRGPVPVVTLSIVLVSATTIAAALAPSAMNGMAPPALRVLCCFALGICVAEWTVALPATRRAAWVAAGGAAGLVVAAIALEPGAPRAWAAITFAAIIVGGLAVASQRSTAGLRSRPARFLGQLSFSTYLVHVFVLILLAKAITPSAVDGMPLLLRAPIILAWFGSILAASWLLHTLVEVPWHRRLAAPRTSRAVHADGSATGA, encoded by the coding sequence ATGCCGTCACCGGAGAACCGCGCGACCGGGCCGGGCCGCCGACCGGCACCCCGCGTCGACCACACCGCCTTCGCCGGAGCCCGCGCCATCGCCGCCTGGTGGGTGGTGTTCTCACACTCCGCGGACTGGCTGTTCTCCGTCCTCCCCGAGCTCTCGTGGCTCGCGCCGATGGCCCACACCGGACTCGCCGTGGACGTCTTCTTCGTCCTGAGCGGGTACACGATCGCCCGGGCCTACCTGGATCGACGCTGGACCTGGCCCGCCTACGGTCGCTTCCTCCGGAACCGCGTGGCGCGCCTCTACCCGGCACACGTGGCCGTGCTCCTCGCCTTCGCACTGCTCTGCGTCGGCGGGGCGATGGTCGGTGTCCCAACGGACGACGGGGCGTTCCCGCCCATCGGCCTCCTCGCCGAACTCACGCTCACCCGCGCGTGGTTCGGCGACGCACTGTGGTGGAACCCACCCGCCTGGTCGCTGTCGGCCCAGTTCCTCGCGTTCATCCTGTTCCCGGCGATCGCCCTCGCCTTCCGCGGCCGGGTGCGCGGCCCGGTCCCGGTGGTCACCCTGTCGATCGTGCTCGTCAGCGCTACGACGATCGCCGCCGCCCTCGCCCCGTCGGCCATGAACGGCATGGCGCCCCCGGCGCTCCGGGTGCTGTGCTGTTTCGCGCTCGGCATCTGTGTGGCGGAGTGGACGGTGGCCCTCCCGGCCACCCGACGAGCGGCGTGGGTCGCTGCGGGAGGCGCCGCCGGCCTGGTGGTGGCGGCGATCGCACTCGAACCCGGAGCACCACGAGCCTGGGCCGCGATCACCTTCGCGGCGATCATCGTCGGAGGCCTGGCGGTCGCGAGCCAACGCTCCACCGCGGGGCTGCGCAGCCGCCCCGCGCGCTTCCTGGGGCAGCTCTCGTTCTCCACGTACCTCGTGCACGTCTTCGTGCTCATCCTGCTGGCGAAGGCGATCACGCCGAGCGCCGTCGACGGCATGCCGCTCCTCCTCCGTGCTCCGATCATCCTGGCCTGGTTCGGCTCGATCCTCGCCGCGTCGTGGCTGCTCCACACGCTCGTGGAGGTGCCGTGGCATCGGAGACTCGCAGCACCGCGCACCAGCCGGGCCGTCCATGCCGACGGGTCGGCGACGGGTGCTTAG
- a CDS encoding NosD domain-containing protein: MDKTSWRDGTARGRGTGAEPEPIPEPEPTSLDPDPEPEAPSSPPDPDPAPSAPTGSADTQAVPPVELVLEGPGIDPTGASVSTAAVLAWFAAVPAGSTVIVRGGDVIAVDATIRIDRRVHLRGRGELRFVGGVEAAPALKLIVSGSSVTGVRVSYAGPPASSTGERNTGISIWASDVLIDGVTVDGFQNGIAVQPSGEFEGVVISACHVLNVVGSGGGRGSASSAGEDRGDGITVWGARSAVIGNIVSAAPGTDARVGIHAENLPDYAVDPGSWADSMVTIEGNVVTGPFRRSIAVEGMAHTVVTGNTVSDATWWGLAVIDTRSVALVANTVRWTRTADDDQGSAWGPKRCPVMIYRDAQGTVVSGNVIEIRGVAAAGIMAQAATPPRGSTTVIGAVDALITDNVVRIAGGTCPIGIALDRTRQPVVSGNRVAVTLASGSVGGVVSYLAEDAVVSDNSITGAATSNGFGVLHQGAGSIVVMGNRIDRIRVAVAVSNCTGGATIIGNTARECEYGLDTFGTTGHSVVQGNRWESNNTAHANAQPNTSYLSTRHMGLARPYGGRSGDILVGNGRLWVNDQGTWRSTTLS; encoded by the coding sequence GTGGACAAGACATCATGGCGCGACGGAACAGCTCGGGGGCGGGGGACCGGAGCGGAACCCGAACCGATCCCGGAACCTGAACCGACGTCCCTCGATCCCGATCCCGAACCCGAGGCCCCGTCGTCACCACCCGACCCCGACCCCGCACCATCGGCACCGACCGGGAGCGCGGACACCCAGGCCGTCCCGCCCGTCGAACTCGTGCTCGAGGGTCCCGGGATCGATCCGACCGGTGCCTCCGTCAGCACCGCCGCGGTCCTCGCCTGGTTCGCGGCCGTCCCGGCCGGCAGCACCGTGATCGTCCGCGGCGGCGACGTCATCGCCGTGGACGCGACGATCAGGATCGACCGTCGCGTCCATCTCCGCGGGCGCGGCGAGCTGCGGTTCGTCGGAGGTGTCGAGGCGGCCCCGGCGCTGAAACTCATCGTGTCGGGCAGCTCGGTGACCGGTGTCCGGGTCAGCTACGCGGGCCCGCCGGCATCGAGCACGGGTGAGCGCAACACCGGGATCAGCATCTGGGCGAGCGACGTCCTGATCGACGGCGTCACCGTCGACGGGTTCCAGAACGGCATCGCCGTGCAACCGTCAGGCGAGTTCGAGGGCGTCGTCATCTCCGCGTGCCATGTCCTGAACGTCGTCGGCTCGGGCGGAGGGCGAGGCTCCGCCTCGTCCGCGGGGGAGGACCGCGGCGACGGCATCACCGTCTGGGGTGCGCGTTCGGCGGTCATCGGTAACATCGTCTCGGCTGCCCCCGGCACCGACGCACGGGTCGGCATCCACGCGGAGAACCTGCCCGACTACGCGGTCGATCCCGGGTCCTGGGCCGATTCGATGGTCACGATCGAGGGCAACGTCGTCACCGGCCCGTTCCGCCGATCCATCGCCGTGGAGGGCATGGCCCACACCGTCGTGACCGGCAACACCGTGTCCGACGCGACCTGGTGGGGACTCGCCGTCATCGACACCCGATCGGTCGCCCTGGTCGCGAACACGGTGCGCTGGACGCGGACGGCCGACGACGACCAGGGGTCGGCCTGGGGGCCGAAGCGCTGCCCGGTCATGATCTACCGCGACGCGCAGGGAACCGTTGTCTCCGGCAACGTCATCGAGATCCGCGGCGTCGCGGCCGCGGGCATCATGGCCCAGGCGGCGACACCGCCCCGCGGTTCGACCACCGTCATCGGCGCCGTCGACGCGCTCATCACCGACAACGTGGTCCGCATCGCCGGCGGTACCTGCCCGATCGGGATCGCGCTCGATCGGACCAGACAACCCGTCGTCTCGGGCAACCGGGTCGCCGTCACGCTCGCATCCGGCTCGGTGGGCGGTGTCGTGTCGTACCTCGCCGAGGATGCGGTGGTCTCCGACAACTCCATCACCGGGGCGGCGACCTCCAACGGGTTCGGGGTGCTCCACCAGGGTGCCGGCTCGATCGTGGTCATGGGGAACCGCATCGACCGCATCCGCGTCGCGGTCGCCGTGAGCAACTGCACCGGTGGCGCGACGATCATCGGCAACACCGCGCGCGAGTGCGAGTACGGCCTCGACACCTTCGGCACGACCGGGCATTCGGTGGTGCAGGGCAACCGTTGGGAGTCGAACAACACGGCGCACGCGAACGCGCAGCCGAACACGAGCTACCTCTCCACGCGGCACATGGGGCTCGCGCGTCCGTACGGCGGTCGCTCCGGCGACATCCTCGTGGGGAACGGACGACTGTGGGTGAACGATCAGGGCACCTGGCGGTCGACCACCCTCAGCTGA
- a CDS encoding NUDIX domain-containing protein, producing the protein MSSTALPPAEEPVSQPRSGCGVAIVREGRILLLERLREPEAGSWGIPGGKVDWMERLEHAVRREVLEETGLELGSIELLCVVDHFEEALQQHWISPVYLAEDTVGEPELREPEKHGGLRWFPLEVLPERVTVSTVAAVEAIARSRGSRRPDGADS; encoded by the coding sequence GTGTCGTCAACCGCGCTTCCGCCCGCTGAAGAGCCCGTGTCGCAGCCGCGCTCCGGGTGCGGCGTCGCGATCGTCCGCGAGGGTCGGATCCTCCTACTCGAGCGCCTGCGCGAGCCCGAGGCCGGATCCTGGGGCATCCCCGGCGGGAAGGTCGACTGGATGGAACGCCTCGAGCACGCCGTCCGTCGCGAGGTCCTGGAGGAGACCGGGCTCGAGCTCGGCTCGATCGAGCTGTTGTGCGTCGTCGACCATTTCGAGGAGGCGCTGCAGCAGCACTGGATCTCGCCGGTGTACCTCGCGGAGGACACCGTCGGCGAGCCTGAACTCCGAGAGCCGGAGAAGCATGGCGGCCTCCGGTGGTTCCCGCTCGAGGTGTTGCCGGAACGGGTGACCGTGTCCACGGTGGCGGCGGTCGAAGCGATCGCGCGGTCTCGCGGATCCAGACGCCCGGACGGCGCCGACTCGTAG
- a CDS encoding aldo/keto reductase, whose protein sequence is MPYEAAETRYDDMTYRRVGRSGLRLPALSLGLWHNFGEGRSIEVQRAIVRRAFDLGITHFDLANNYGPPAGSAETAFGRIFAEDLAAHRDEIIITSKAGYYMWQGPYGEWGSRKTMLSSLDQSLGRIGVEYVDVFYSHRPDPETPIEETMGALATAVKQGKALYAGISNYSPEQTIAAAAALREHGVPLLVHQPRYSMFSREVEDGLLDTLDDLGLGAVVFSPLAQGMLTDRYLGGTVPSDSRAATSHFLNEESITGTYLERARGLQSIAEERGQTLAQLALSWVLRRDTVTSAIIGASSVEQLEGNYAAIHRLDFDDAELARIDEFAVHGTLR, encoded by the coding sequence ATGCCCTACGAAGCAGCCGAAACCCGTTACGACGACATGACCTACCGCCGCGTCGGCCGCAGCGGACTGCGCCTCCCCGCGCTATCCCTCGGTCTCTGGCACAACTTCGGCGAAGGCCGCAGCATCGAGGTCCAGCGGGCCATCGTGCGCCGCGCCTTCGACCTCGGGATCACCCACTTCGACCTCGCCAACAACTACGGCCCACCCGCGGGTTCCGCCGAGACCGCCTTCGGCCGCATCTTCGCCGAGGACCTCGCCGCCCACCGTGACGAGATCATCATCACCTCGAAGGCCGGCTACTACATGTGGCAGGGGCCCTACGGCGAGTGGGGCTCGCGCAAGACCATGCTGTCCTCGCTCGACCAAAGCCTCGGCCGTATCGGCGTCGAGTACGTCGACGTCTTCTACTCGCACCGGCCCGACCCGGAGACCCCGATCGAGGAGACGATGGGTGCGCTCGCGACGGCGGTCAAGCAGGGCAAGGCGCTGTACGCCGGCATCTCGAACTACTCCCCCGAGCAGACCATCGCCGCGGCGGCCGCGCTTCGTGAGCACGGTGTCCCGCTGCTCGTGCACCAGCCGCGCTACTCGATGTTCTCCCGCGAGGTCGAGGACGGCCTGCTCGACACCCTCGACGACCTCGGTCTCGGTGCCGTCGTGTTCAGCCCGCTCGCGCAGGGCATGCTGACCGACCGCTACCTCGGTGGAACGGTTCCGTCGGACTCGCGTGCGGCGACGAGCCACTTCCTCAACGAGGAGTCGATCACGGGCACCTACCTCGAGCGAGCCCGCGGCCTCCAGTCCATTGCGGAGGAACGCGGCCAGACGCTCGCGCAGCTGGCGCTCTCGTGGGTGCTGCGTCGCGACACGGTCACGTCGGCGATCATCGGTGCCAGCTCGGTCGAGCAGCTCGAGGGCAACTACGCGGCGATCCACCGCCTGGACTTCGACGACGCCGAACTCGCCCGCATCGACGAGTTCGCCGTCCACGGCACCCTCCGTTGA